Proteins from one Streptococcus mitis B6 genomic window:
- the ftsH gene encoding ATP-dependent zinc metalloprotease FtsH: MKKQNNGLIKNPFLWLLLIFFLVTAYQYFNTGSVVGKSEQINYTELVKEITDDNVKELTYQPNGSVIEVSGVYKNPKTSKEETGIQFFSPSATTVEKFSSIILPSDTTVSELQKLAADHKAEVTVKHESSSGMWINILVSIVPFGILFFFLFSMMGNMGGNNSRNPMSFGRSKAKAANKEDIKVRFSDVAGAEEEKQELVEVVEFLKDPKRFTKLGARIPAGVLLEGPPGTGKTLLAKAVAGEAGVPFFSISGSDFVEMFVGVGASRVRSLFEDAKKAAPAIIFIDEIDAVGRQRGVGLGGGNDEREQTLNQLLIEMDGFEGNEGIIVIAATNRSDVLDPALLRPGRFDRKVLVGRPDVKGREAILKVHAKNKPLAEDVDLKLVAQQTPGFVGADLENVLNEAALVAARRNKSIIDASDIDEAEDRVIAGPSKKDKTVSQKERELVAYHEAGHTIVGLVLSNARVVHKVTIVPRGRAGGYMIALPKEDQMLLSKEDMKEQLAGLMGGRVAEEIIFNVQTTGASNDFEQATQMARAMVTEYGMSEKLGPVQYEGNHAMFGAQSPQKSISEQTAYEIDEEVRSLLNEARNKAAEIIQSNRETHKLIAEALLKYETLDSTQIKSLYETGKMPETVEEESHVLSYDEVKSKMNDDK; this comes from the coding sequence ATGAAAAAACAAAATAATGGTTTAATTAAAAATCCTTTTCTATGGTTATTACTTATTTTTTTCCTAGTTACAGCTTACCAGTATTTTAATACAGGTAGTGTTGTAGGTAAAAGTGAGCAAATTAATTATACAGAATTGGTAAAAGAAATTACCGATGACAATGTAAAAGAATTGACTTACCAACCAAATGGTAGTGTTATCGAAGTTTCGGGTGTCTATAAAAATCCTAAAACAAGTAAAGAAGAAACAGGTATCCAGTTCTTTTCTCCTTCTGCTACAACAGTAGAGAAATTTTCAAGCATCATTCTTCCTTCAGATACGACAGTATCTGAATTGCAAAAACTTGCTGCTGACCATAAAGCGGAAGTAACTGTTAAGCATGAAAGTTCAAGTGGTATGTGGATTAATATTCTTGTATCCATTGTGCCATTCGGTATCCTCTTCTTCTTCCTCTTCTCGATGATGGGAAATATGGGAGGAAATAATAGTCGTAACCCGATGAGTTTTGGACGTAGTAAGGCTAAAGCTGCAAATAAAGAAGATATTAAAGTAAGATTTTCAGATGTTGCTGGAGCTGAGGAAGAAAAACAAGAACTAGTTGAAGTTGTTGAATTTTTAAAAGATCCAAAACGATTTACAAAACTTGGAGCCCGTATTCCAGCAGGTGTTCTTTTGGAGGGACCTCCGGGAACAGGTAAAACTTTGCTTGCTAAGGCAGTAGCCGGAGAAGCAGGTGTTCCATTCTTTAGTATTTCAGGTTCTGACTTTGTAGAAATGTTTGTCGGAGTTGGAGCTAGTCGTGTTCGTTCTCTTTTTGAAGATGCCAAAAAAGCAGCACCAGCTATTATCTTTATCGATGAAATTGATGCTGTTGGACGTCAACGTGGAGTTGGTCTTGGCGGAGGTAATGACGAACGTGAACAAACCTTGAACCAACTTTTGATTGAGATGGATGGTTTTGAGGGAAATGAAGGAATTATCGTCATCGCTGCGACAAACCGTTCAGATGTACTTGATCCTGCCCTTTTGCGTCCAGGACGTTTTGATAGAAAAGTATTGGTTGGCCGTCCTGATGTTAAAGGTCGCGAAGCAATCTTGAAAGTTCATGCTAAGAACAAGCCTTTAGCAGAAGATGTAGATTTAAAATTAGTGGCTCAACAAACTCCAGGTTTTGTTGGTGCTGATTTAGAGAATGTATTGAATGAAGCTGCTTTAGTCGCTGCTCGTCGCAATAAATCGATAATTGATGCCTCAGATATTGATGAAGCAGAAGATAGAGTTATTGCTGGTCCTTCTAAGAAAGATAAGACAGTTTCACAAAAAGAACGTGAATTGGTTGCCTACCATGAGGCAGGACATACCATTGTTGGTCTAGTCTTGTCGAATGCCCGCGTTGTTCATAAGGTTACAATTGTACCAAGAGGTCGTGCAGGTGGTTACATGATTGCACTTCCTAAGGAAGATCAAATGCTTTTATCTAAAGAAGATATGAAAGAGCAATTGGCTGGCTTAATGGGTGGACGTGTAGCTGAAGAAATTATCTTTAATGTCCAAACGACAGGAGCTTCAAATGACTTTGAACAAGCGACTCAAATGGCGCGTGCAATGGTTACAGAGTATGGTATGAGTGAAAAACTTGGTCCGGTACAATATGAGGGTAATCATGCTATGTTTGGAGCACAAAGCCCTCAAAAATCAATTTCAGAACAAACAGCTTATGAAATTGACGAAGAGGTTCGTTCATTATTAAATGAAGCACGAAATAAAGCTGCTGAAATTATTCAGTCAAATCGTGAAACTCACAAGTTGATTGCAGAAGCACTATTGAAATACGAAACATTGGATAGTACACAAATTAAATCTCTTTACGAAACAGGAAAGATGCCTGAAACAGTAGAAGAGGAATCTCATGTACTATCTTATGATGAAGTAAAGTCAAAAATGAATGATGATAAATAA
- a CDS encoding transcriptional regulator — protein sequence MFKELYKEVQGIVYKCRNEYHLHLWELSDWDQEGMICLHELISREEELVEDIPRLRKYFKTKFRNRILDHIRKQESQKRRYEKEPYEEVGELSHRISEGGLWLDEYYLFHETLRDYRNKQSKDKQEELERVLRHERFRGRQRVLRDLRIVFKEFDIRTL from the coding sequence ATGTTTAAAGAATTGTATAAAGAAGTCCAGGGAATTGTGTACAAGTGTAGAAATGAATATCATCTCCATTTATGGGAGTTATCTGATTGGGACCAAGAGGGAATGATTTGCTTACATGAATTGATCAGTAGAGAAGAAGAGCTAGTAGAAGATATTCCTCGTTTACGAAAATACTTCAAAACTAAATTCCGTAATCGAATTTTAGACCATATCCGTAAACAAGAAAGCCAGAAGCGTAGATATGAAAAAGAACCCTATGAAGAAGTGGGTGAGCTTAGTCATCGTATAAGCGAGGGAGGTCTGTGGCTAGATGAGTATTATCTCTTTCATGAGACACTAAGAGATTATAGAAACAAACAAAGTAAAGACAAACAAGAAGAGTTAGAACGCGTCTTAAGACATGAACGCTTCCGAGGACGACAAAGAGTATTAAGAGACTTACGTATTGTGTTTAAGGAGTTTGATATCCGTACTCTGTAA
- a CDS encoding IS30-like element ISSmi1 family transposase, with translation MTKKQKHLTLEDRIDIQTGISQQETFRSIAEKMGKDPSTISKEIKRNRIMHPTSVKSDCTDCPLLKKAPYVCNNCPKKRTDCGFNRYLYYAKKAQEQYETMLRESRQGIPLNKESFYQMDKVLTQGIQKKQSIYHIIQTHNLPVSKATVYRHAKLGYLTAKPIDFPRMVTFKERRKSRKVAIPKELKIGRTYQDFQELRETDDFFKWLEMDTVIGRPGGKLLLTFNVSFCNFLFALLLNNKTALEVATKFAALKERVMDGGCAFHQLFPVILTDNGSEFAYVEELERDIDGKSHLYFCDPSRPDQKGRIEKNHTVLRAILPKGTSFDQLTQKDVNLVISHVNSLKREEFQGKSAYDIFTFTFGEDIAALLGCQFVKPEDTHLSPDLLK, from the coding sequence ATGACGAAAAAACAAAAACATCTCACTCTAGAAGACCGTATTGACATCCAAACTGGAATCAGCCAACAGGAGACTTTCCGTTCCATCGCTGAGAAGATGGGGAAAGACCCGTCAACGATTTCAAAGGAAATCAAGCGCAATCGCATCATGCATCCAACATCCGTCAAATCTGATTGCACGGATTGCCCTCTTCTCAAAAAAGCTCCTTATGTCTGTAACAACTGTCCAAAAAAGAGGACGGATTGTGGGTTTAACCGCTATCTTTACTACGCGAAAAAGGCACAGGAGCAGTACGAGACTATGTTGAGGGAATCCAGACAGGGAATTCCCCTAAACAAGGAAAGTTTTTATCAGATGGACAAGGTCTTAACCCAAGGCATCCAGAAGAAACAAAGCATCTACCATATCATTCAGACACATAACCTACCTGTGTCGAAAGCTACGGTGTATCGGCATGCCAAGCTGGGCTATCTGACAGCCAAGCCCATTGATTTCCCTCGGATGGTCACGTTCAAGGAACGCAGAAAATCCAGAAAAGTAGCTATTCCTAAAGAGCTGAAAATTGGGCGGACCTATCAAGATTTCCAAGAGTTACGAGAAACAGATGATTTCTTCAAATGGTTGGAAATGGACACGGTCATCGGCAGACCTGGTGGAAAGCTACTGCTCACCTTCAACGTTTCCTTCTGCAACTTCCTCTTCGCCCTGCTTTTGAACAACAAGACCGCTCTGGAGGTCGCCACTAAATTCGCAGCTTTGAAAGAAAGAGTCATGGACGGAGGGTGTGCGTTCCATCAGCTGTTCCCTGTCATTCTCACAGACAACGGATCTGAGTTCGCCTATGTGGAGGAGCTTGAGCGAGACATTGATGGGAAGTCTCACCTCTACTTCTGCGACCCTAGCCGTCCTGACCAGAAGGGGCGGATTGAGAAGAACCATACGGTTTTGCGAGCCATTCTTCCCAAGGGCACTTCCTTTGACCAGCTGACTCAGAAAGACGTCAATCTAGTCATTTCCCATGTCAATTCCTTGAAACGAGAAGAGTTTCAAGGAAAATCTGCTTACGACATCTTCACCTTCACCTTTGGCGAGGACATCGCTGCTCTTCTGGGTTGCCAATTTGTCAAACCAGAAGACACACACCTATCACCTGATTTATTGAAATAA
- the comW gene encoding sigma(X)-activator ComW, with product MLQSIYDQMMDFYRNIEEEYGMFFGDNFDWEHVHFKFLIYYLVRYRIVSRRDFIVYHYRVAYRLYLEKLIMKQGFVAC from the coding sequence ATGCTACAAAGTATTTATGATCAGATGATGGATTTTTATAGAAATATTGAAGAAGAGTATGGTATGTTCTTCGGTGATAATTTTGATTGGGAACATGTTCATTTTAAGTTTTTGATTTATTATCTTGTCCGATATCGTATTGTGAGTCGTCGGGATTTTATTGTTTACCATTATCGTGTTGCTTATCGTTTGTATCTTGAAAAATTGATAATGAAACAAGGTTTTGTTGCTTGTTGA
- a CDS encoding adenylosuccinate synthase: MTSVVVVGTQWGDEGKGKITDFLSANAEVIARYQGGDNAGHTIVIDGKKFKLHLIPSGIFFPEKISVIGNGMVVNPKSLVKELSYLHEEGVTTDNLRISDRAHVILPYHIELDRLQEEAKGDNKIGTTIKGIGPAYMDKAARVGIRIADLLDKDIFRERLERNLAEKNRLFEKLYDSKAIAFDDIFEEYYEYGQQIKKYVTDTSVILNDALDNGKRVLFEGAQGVMLDIDQGTYPFVTSSNPVAGGVTIGSGVGPSKIDKVVGVCKAYTSRVGDGPFPTELFDEVGERIREVGHEYGTTTGRPRRVGWFDSVVMRHSRRVSGITNLSLNSIDVLSGLDTVKICVAYDLDGQRIDYYPASLEQLKRCMPIYEELPGWSEDITGVRNLEDLPENARNYVRRVSELVGVRISTFSVGPGREQTNILESVWS; encoded by the coding sequence ATGACTTCAGTTGTTGTTGTAGGTACCCAATGGGGTGATGAAGGTAAAGGGAAGATTACAGACTTCCTTTCAGCGAATGCAGAAGTGATTGCACGTTACCAAGGTGGTGATAATGCAGGTCACACGATTGTGATTGATGGCAAGAAGTTTAAATTGCACTTGATTCCATCTGGGATTTTCTTCCCTGAAAAAATCTCTGTTATTGGGAATGGTATGGTTGTAAATCCTAAATCTCTTGTAAAAGAGTTGAGCTATCTTCATGAGGAGGGTGTGACAACTGATAACTTGCGTATTTCTGATCGCGCGCATGTTATTTTGCCTTATCATATTGAGTTAGACCGTTTGCAAGAAGAAGCTAAGGGCGACAATAAGATTGGTACTACAATTAAGGGAATTGGTCCAGCTTATATGGACAAGGCTGCTCGTGTTGGGATTCGTATCGCAGATCTTTTAGATAAAGATATTTTCCGTGAGCGTTTAGAACGTAACCTTGCTGAAAAGAATCGTCTTTTTGAAAAATTGTATGACAGTAAAGCTATTGCTTTTGATGATATTTTTGAAGAATATTACGAATATGGTCAACAAATTAAGAAATATGTAACAGACACATCTGTAATCTTGAATGATGCGCTTGATAACGGTAAACGTGTACTTTTTGAAGGTGCACAAGGAGTTATGCTAGATATCGACCAAGGTACTTATCCATTTGTTACGTCTTCAAACCCTGTAGCTGGTGGTGTAACAATTGGTTCTGGTGTTGGTCCAAGTAAGATTGACAAGGTTGTAGGTGTATGTAAAGCTTATACAAGTCGTGTAGGAGATGGTCCTTTCCCAACTGAATTGTTTGATGAAGTGGGAGAACGTATCCGTGAAGTCGGTCATGAATATGGTACAACAACTGGTCGTCCACGTCGTGTGGGATGGTTTGATTCAGTTGTGATGCGTCATAGTCGTCGTGTTTCTGGTATTACTAATCTTTCATTGAACTCTATCGATGTTTTGAGTGGTTTAGATACAGTGAAGATCTGTGTTGCCTATGATCTTGATGGTCAGCGTATTGACTACTATCCAGCTAGTCTTGAGCAATTGAAACGCTGCATGCCTATCTATGAAGAGTTGCCAGGTTGGTCAGAAGATATCACTGGAGTTCGTAATTTGGAAGATCTTCCTGAGAATGCGCGTAACTATGTTCGTCGTGTGAGTGAATTGGTTGGCGTTCGTATCTCTACTTTCTCAGTAGGTCCTGGTCGTGAACAAACAAATATTTTAGAAAGTGTTTGGTCATAA
- the tadA gene encoding tRNA adenosine(34) deaminase TadA: MDYTVEEKEVFMREALREADIALEHDEIPIGCVIVKDGEIIGRGHNAREELQRAVMHAEIMAIENANLSEESWRLIDCTLFVTIEPCVMCSGAIGLARIPNVVYGAKNQKFGAAGSLYDILTDERLNHRVDVETGILEDECAAIMQDFFRNRRKK, encoded by the coding sequence ATGGATTATACAGTTGAAGAAAAAGAAGTCTTTATGAGGGAAGCTTTGAGAGAGGCTGATATTGCTCTTGAACACGATGAAATTCCAATTGGTTGTGTGATTGTCAAGGATGGAGAAATCATTGGCCGTGGGCATAATGCGCGTGAGGAACTGCAGCGAGCGGTTATGCATGCGGAGATTATGGCCATAGAGAATGCGAACCTGAGTGAGGAGAGCTGGCGCTTGATTGATTGCACGCTTTTTGTGACCATTGAGCCTTGTGTCATGTGTAGTGGGGCGATTGGACTTGCCCGTATTCCAAACGTGGTCTATGGGGCTAAAAACCAGAAATTTGGCGCTGCTGGGAGTTTGTACGATATCTTGACAGATGAGCGTCTCAACCATCGTGTGGATGTTGAAACGGGAATTTTGGAAGATGAATGCGCAGCTATTATGCAGGACTTTTTTAGAAATAGACGGAAAAAATAA
- a CDS encoding dUTP diphosphatase: protein MKIRGFELVSSFTDENLLPKRETAHAAGYDLKVAVRTVIAPGEIVLVPTGVKAYMQPTEVLYLYDRSSNPRKKGLVLINSVGVIDGDYYGNPGNEGHIFAQMKNITDQEVVLEVGERVVQAVFAPFLIADGDAADGVRTGGFGSTGH, encoded by the coding sequence ATGAAAATTCGTGGTTTTGAATTGGTTTCGAGTTTTACAGATGAAAATTTATTGCCCAAGCGCGAGACAGCGCATGCGGCTGGTTACGACTTAAAGGTTGCTGTGCGTACAGTTATCGCTCCAGGAGAGATTGTCTTAGTTCCGACAGGGGTTAAGGCTTATATGCAACCGACTGAGGTCCTATACCTCTATGATCGTTCTTCAAACCCTCGTAAGAAGGGTTTGGTTTTAATTAACTCGGTTGGGGTCATTGATGGGGATTATTATGGAAATCCTGGGAATGAAGGGCATATTTTTGCTCAGATGAAGAATATCACAGATCAAGAGGTTGTTCTTGAAGTGGGAGAACGTGTTGTCCAGGCTGTCTTTGCGCCTTTCTTAATCGCAGATGGAGATGCGGCAGACGGCGTGCGGACTGGTGGATTTGGATCGACTGGGCACTAG
- a CDS encoding histidine phosphatase family protein, whose protein sequence is MKIIFVRHGEPDYSMLDKLENPRLYSGFGRDLAPLTGKGRSLAKEVAKTACFGKAEIIISSSVTRALETAHYIAVETGLDLFVEPFFHEWRPDLDGTNSDLTSVLVAHEYYLKHQGGLSEDSPYRYETDLEMRHRFLKALEKYKNYKTIIIVTHGMLMRQFVSNEKIDFCQVIECELEI, encoded by the coding sequence ATGAAGATTATCTTTGTACGTCATGGGGAGCCAGATTATAGTATGCTTGATAAACTTGAAAATCCGCGACTCTATAGTGGTTTTGGTCGTGATTTAGCACCATTGACAGGAAAAGGTCGCAGTCTGGCAAAAGAAGTTGCTAAAACTGCATGTTTTGGAAAGGCAGAGATTATTATTTCATCGTCTGTGACGAGGGCTTTAGAAACAGCCCATTATATAGCAGTTGAAACAGGATTGGACTTATTTGTGGAGCCGTTTTTTCATGAGTGGCGTCCAGACTTAGATGGCACTAACTCTGATTTAACTAGTGTATTGGTAGCTCATGAATATTATCTAAAACATCAAGGAGGTTTATCTGAAGATTCTCCTTATCGTTATGAAACTGATTTAGAGATGCGTCATCGTTTTTTAAAAGCTTTGGAAAAATATAAAAATTATAAAACTATTATCATTGTAACTCACGGAATGCTCATGCGCCAGTTTGTGTCAAATGAGAAGATTGATTTTTGCCAAGTGATTGAGTGTGAGTTAGAGATATAG
- the radA gene encoding DNA repair protein RadA, translating to MAKKKATFVCQNCGYNSPKYLGRCPNCGSWSSFVEEVEVAEVKNARVSLTGEKTKPMKLAEVTSINVNRTKTEMEEFNRVLGGGVVPGSLVLIGGDPGIGKSTLLLQVSTQLSQVGTVLYVSGEESAQQIKLRAERLGDIDSEFYLYAETNMQSVRVEVERIQPDFLIIDSIQTIMSPEISGVQGSVSQVREVTAELMQLAKTNNIAIFIVGHVTKEGTLAGPRMLEHMVDTVLYFEGERHHTFRILRAVKNRFGSTNEIGIFEMQSGGLVEVLNPSQVFLEERLDGATGSSIVVTMEGTRPILAEVQALVTPTMFGNAKRTTTGLDFNRASLIMAVLEKRAGLLLQNQDAYLKSAGGVKLDEPAIDLAVAVAIASSYKDKPTNPQECFVGELGLTGEIRRVNRIEQRINEAAKLGFTKIYVPKNSLTGITPPKEIQVIGVTTIQEVLKKAFS from the coding sequence ATCGCAAAGAAAAAAGCGACATTTGTATGTCAAAATTGTGGGTATAATTCCCCTAAATATCTGGGACGTTGCCCCAACTGTGGGTCTTGGTCTTCTTTTGTGGAAGAGGTTGAGGTTGCCGAGGTCAAGAATGCGCGTGTGTCCTTGACAGGTGAGAAAACCAAGCCCATGAAACTGGCTGAGGTGACTTCCATCAATGTCAATCGAACCAAGACGGAGATGGAGGAATTCAACCGTGTACTTGGAGGCGGAGTGGTACCAGGAAGTCTCGTCCTCATCGGTGGGGATCCTGGGATTGGAAAATCAACCCTTCTCTTACAAGTCTCAACCCAGTTGTCTCAAGTGGGGACTGTTCTCTACGTCAGTGGGGAGGAGTCTGCTCAGCAGATTAAACTACGTGCAGAGCGTTTGGGAGATATTGATAGCGAGTTTTATCTCTATGCAGAGACCAATATGCAGAGTGTTCGCGTAGAGGTAGAGAGAATCCAGCCAGACTTTCTCATTATTGACTCAATTCAAACCATTATGTCTCCTGAGATTTCAGGGGTACAGGGATCTGTTTCTCAAGTGCGTGAGGTAACGGCTGAACTTATGCAGCTGGCCAAAACCAATAACATTGCCATCTTTATCGTAGGGCATGTGACCAAGGAAGGAACCTTGGCCGGTCCTCGTATGTTGGAGCACATGGTAGATACGGTACTTTACTTTGAAGGGGAGCGTCACCATACCTTCCGTATTCTGAGAGCGGTCAAAAACCGTTTTGGTTCAACAAATGAGATTGGGATTTTTGAGATGCAGTCGGGCGGTTTGGTTGAGGTCCTCAATCCGAGTCAAGTTTTCCTAGAAGAGCGTTTGGATGGGGCGACTGGTTCGTCAATCGTTGTGACTATGGAAGGGACGCGTCCAATTTTAGCAGAGGTTCAGGCTTTGGTGACACCGACCATGTTTGGGAACGCCAAGCGCACGACGACAGGACTTGATTTTAATCGTGCGAGTCTGATTATGGCTGTTTTAGAAAAGCGTGCAGGGCTTCTCTTGCAAAATCAGGATGCCTATCTCAAATCTGCTGGTGGTGTCAAATTGGATGAACCTGCCATTGACTTAGCCGTCGCTGTTGCTATTGCTTCTAGCTATAAAGACAAGCCAACCAACCCTCAGGAATGTTTTGTAGGAGAACTAGGTTTGACTGGAGAAATTCGGCGCGTGAATCGTATCGAGCAACGCATCAATGAAGCTGCTAAACTGGGTTTTACTAAGATTTATGTACCTAAGAATTCCTTAACAGGAATCACTCCACCCAAGGAAATTCAGGTCATTGGGGTGACAACGATTCAGGAAGTTTTGAAAAAAGCATTCTCCTAA
- a CDS encoding TIGR00266 family protein, whose amino-acid sequence MKFSMDSHMQFPLVELSLNQGETVYIQRGSMVYHTPNVSLNTQLNASGSGLGRFVKAVGRSMVSGESTFITQAVAESDNGNLALAPDTPGQVIALELGEKQYQLNDGAFLALDGTASYTMESQSIGKALFGGQGGLFVMTTQGQGTLLANAFGSIKKIELQNQEITIDNAHVVAWSQSLDYNIHLENSFWQSIGTGEGVVNTFRGTGEVYVQSLNLQSFAGSLNKYIQKGS is encoded by the coding sequence ATGAAATTTTCTATGGATAGTCATATGCAATTTCCTTTGGTAGAGCTGTCACTCAATCAAGGAGAAACCGTCTATATCCAGCGAGGTAGTATGGTTTACCACACGCCTAACGTAAGTCTCAATACCCAACTCAATGCTAGCGGTTCAGGTTTGGGACGTTTTGTTAAAGCTGTAGGACGTTCAATGGTTTCTGGTGAAAGCACCTTCATTACTCAAGCTGTAGCAGAGTCTGATAACGGGAACCTTGCTCTAGCACCAGATACTCCTGGGCAAGTAATTGCTCTTGAACTAGGTGAAAAACAATATCAACTGAATGATGGGGCTTTTCTAGCTCTGGATGGTACAGCTTCCTATACTATGGAGAGTCAGTCTATTGGTAAAGCTCTGTTCGGAGGGCAAGGCGGTCTCTTTGTGATGACTACCCAAGGCCAGGGAACTCTCTTGGCCAATGCTTTTGGCTCTATCAAGAAAATTGAGCTACAAAACCAAGAAATAACCATTGACAATGCCCATGTGGTGGCTTGGAGTCAATCTTTGGACTATAATATCCACTTAGAAAATAGCTTCTGGCAGTCTATTGGTACAGGTGAAGGAGTGGTTAACACCTTCCGAGGAACTGGTGAGGTCTACGTACAAAGTCTCAATCTTCAGAGCTTTGCAGGATCGCTCAATAAGTATATCCAAAAAGGTTCATAA
- a CDS encoding beta-class carbonic anhydrase, with protein sequence MSYFENFLKANQAYVELHGDLHLSIKPKTKVAIVTCMDSRLHVAPALGLALGDAHILRNAGGRVTEDMIRSLVISQQQMGTREIVVLHHTDCGAQTFENGPFQEYLKEELGVDVSDQDFLPFQDIEESVREDMQALIESPLIPDDVIISGAIYDVDTGRMTVVEL encoded by the coding sequence ATGTCCTATTTTGAAAATTTTTTAAAAGCCAATCAAGCCTATGTAGAACTGCATGGAGATCTTCATTTATCAATCAAACCAAAGACCAAGGTTGCAATCGTAACTTGTATGGACTCGCGTTTACACGTTGCGCCAGCTCTTGGGTTGGCTCTGGGAGATGCTCATATTTTGCGGAATGCAGGTGGTCGAGTGACGGAGGACATGATTCGTTCGCTAGTTATTTCTCAGCAGCAAATGGGGACAAGAGAGATTGTGGTGTTGCACCATACAGACTGTGGTGCTCAGACTTTTGAAAATGGTCCTTTTCAGGAGTATTTAAAAGAGGAGCTAGGTGTTGATGTGTCAGACCAGGACTTTTTGCCTTTCCAAGATATAGAGGAGAGTGTGCGAGAGGACATGCAAGCCCTTATCGAGTCTCCCCTAATACCAGATGATGTCATTATTTCTGGTGCTATTTACGATGTGGATACAGGAAGGATGACAGTCGTAGAATTATAA
- a CDS encoding PrsW family intramembrane metalloprotease: MKRNSILFIFILLLCIGLQYETIYYTDGSMAAAEYGLMGVSIFIALFYIIPALYFLFRIGKKWELPKKALILSLLGGMFLSGWLSSFANTYIHDLLGVLFPDSAFLNAFESAIVAPLVEEPLKLLPLVFVLALIPVRKLKSLFLLGIASGLGFQMIEDIGYIRTDLPEGFDFTISRILERIISGIASHWTFSGLAVVGVYLLYRAYKGQKVGKKQGFIFLALALGTHFLFNSPFVELETELPLAIPVVTAIALYGFYQAYRFVEKNDEIMN; encoded by the coding sequence ATGAAGAGAAACAGCATTTTATTTATTTTTATCTTATTGCTATGTATTGGTTTACAGTATGAAACCATCTACTATACGGATGGTTCGATGGCAGCTGCGGAATATGGACTAATGGGAGTTTCTATCTTTATAGCTCTCTTTTACATAATTCCAGCTCTTTATTTCCTTTTCCGTATTGGAAAAAAATGGGAATTACCAAAGAAGGCCTTGATCTTGTCTTTATTGGGTGGGATGTTTCTTTCAGGCTGGCTGTCTAGCTTTGCTAATACCTACATCCATGATTTACTGGGTGTTCTTTTCCCAGATAGTGCCTTTTTAAATGCCTTTGAAAGTGCTATTGTAGCTCCTTTGGTAGAAGAACCCTTGAAATTATTGCCACTTGTCTTTGTTTTGGCTTTGATTCCTGTGCGAAAATTAAAATCTTTGTTTTTACTTGGGATTGCTTCTGGTTTGGGATTTCAAATGATTGAGGATATTGGCTATATTCGTACGGATTTGCCAGAGGGCTTTGACTTTACTATTTCGAGAATTTTAGAGCGTATCATCTCAGGAATTGCCTCTCACTGGACTTTTTCAGGTCTGGCTGTAGTAGGTGTTTACTTGCTTTACAGAGCCTATAAAGGGCAGAAGGTTGGCAAGAAACAAGGGTTTATTTTCCTAGCTTTAGCCTTGGGAACTCATTTCTTGTTTAACTCTCCTTTTGTAGAATTAGAGACAGAGTTGCCACTAGCGATTCCAGTGGTTACGGCTATTGCTCTCTATGGTTTTTATCAGGCTTATCGCTTTGTTGAGAAGAACGATGAGATAATGAACTAG